A genomic segment from Vicinamibacterales bacterium encodes:
- a CDS encoding ABC transporter permease produces MPNFRLALRTLFKTPFVTAVAILSLSLGIGANSAIFSLFDQMLLRPLPVANPAELVNFGAPGPKQGSTSCSQAGSCDEIFSYPMYRDLERVQTSFTGIAAHRGFGANIGYKGTTLSGEGMLASGSYFPVLAVNPALGRLFTPDDDRAVGGHFVVVLSHDYWRTRFEMSPSILNETLIVNGQAVTVIGVAPPGFKGTTLGISADVFVPLSMRGVMQPGFTGFDNRRSYWIYAFARLKPGVTLDQARVALNGPYRAIINDVEAPLQKGMSDQTMERFKSKEITMTPGHRGQSGVHTEARTPLTILLAVTGTVLLIACANIANLLLARGAGRAAEMAVRLSIGASRRQLITQLLTESVLLAALGAIGGLLVAKWTLDLIGTILPPEAAALVAFKLDPGMLAFAAVAALGTGLIFGLFPALHSTRPDLAATLKNQAGQPGGAKAAARFRMTLATVQIAMSMALLVPAGLFAKSLFNVSRVDLGLNPDHLVLFSIAPELNSYSTERTRELFTRIEDRLAAIPGVAGAVGSIVPVLAGDNWNNSMAVEGFTGGPDTDTSASFNAVGPGFFQTMGMPLIAGRDFTLADAAGAPKVAIVNQAFLRKFNLPDNAVGKRIAIGGQATALDTEIVGIVRDAKYSDVKRVVPAQHFRPYRQEERLGFAYFYVRTALPPEQLLSSIPALMKQLDPNLPIENLKTMAMQVQENVFLDRLITTLSFGFALLATVLAAVGLYGVLAYTVSQRTREFGLRMALGADGGRVRAMVMRQVAMMALVGGVVGLVIALGVGRLAESLLFEMKGYDPLVLGASTIALAIVALGAGFIPALRASKIDPMNALRYE; encoded by the coding sequence ATGCCGAATTTCCGCCTGGCCCTGCGCACCCTGTTCAAGACGCCCTTCGTGACCGCGGTCGCCATCCTGTCGCTTTCCTTGGGGATTGGCGCGAATTCCGCCATCTTCTCGCTGTTCGACCAGATGTTGCTGCGGCCGCTGCCGGTGGCCAATCCGGCCGAACTGGTGAATTTCGGGGCTCCCGGGCCCAAGCAGGGGTCGACGTCGTGCAGCCAGGCGGGCTCGTGCGACGAGATCTTCAGCTACCCGATGTACCGCGACCTCGAACGGGTGCAGACCAGCTTCACCGGGATTGCCGCGCATCGCGGCTTCGGCGCCAACATCGGCTACAAGGGCACGACCCTCAGCGGGGAGGGCATGCTGGCCTCGGGCAGCTACTTCCCGGTGCTCGCCGTCAACCCGGCGCTCGGCCGGCTCTTCACCCCCGACGACGATCGGGCCGTCGGCGGCCACTTCGTCGTCGTGCTCAGCCACGACTACTGGCGCACGCGGTTCGAGATGAGTCCGTCGATTCTCAACGAGACCCTGATCGTCAACGGCCAGGCTGTCACGGTGATCGGTGTCGCGCCGCCCGGCTTCAAGGGCACGACCCTCGGCATCAGCGCAGACGTGTTCGTACCGCTGAGCATGCGCGGCGTGATGCAGCCGGGCTTCACCGGGTTCGACAACCGCCGCAGTTACTGGATCTACGCGTTCGCGCGGCTCAAGCCCGGTGTCACGCTTGATCAGGCGCGGGTCGCGCTGAATGGCCCCTATCGCGCCATCATCAACGACGTCGAGGCGCCGCTCCAGAAGGGCATGAGCGACCAGACGATGGAGCGGTTCAAGTCGAAGGAGATCACCATGACGCCCGGCCACCGCGGCCAGAGTGGCGTGCATACCGAGGCGCGCACGCCCCTGACCATCCTGCTGGCGGTGACCGGCACGGTGCTGTTGATCGCCTGCGCCAACATCGCCAACCTGTTGCTGGCGCGCGGTGCCGGCCGGGCCGCCGAGATGGCGGTGCGGCTGTCGATCGGCGCGAGCCGCCGCCAGTTGATCACGCAACTGCTGACGGAGTCGGTGTTGCTGGCGGCGCTCGGTGCCATCGGCGGCCTGCTCGTGGCCAAGTGGACGCTCGACCTGATTGGCACCATCCTGCCGCCCGAGGCGGCGGCGCTGGTGGCCTTCAAGCTGGATCCCGGCATGCTGGCGTTCGCGGCGGTGGCCGCGCTTGGCACCGGCCTGATCTTCGGCTTGTTCCCGGCCTTGCACAGCACGCGTCCCGACCTGGCCGCGACGCTCAAGAACCAGGCGGGTCAACCGGGCGGCGCCAAGGCGGCGGCGCGTTTCCGCATGACGCTTGCCACCGTGCAGATCGCCATGTCGATGGCGCTGCTGGTGCCCGCGGGCCTGTTTGCCAAGAGCCTGTTCAACGTCAGCCGCGTTGACCTGGGCCTCAATCCCGACCACCTCGTGCTCTTCAGCATCGCGCCGGAGCTGAACTCGTACTCGACCGAGCGCACGCGCGAGCTGTTCACCCGCATCGAGGATCGGCTCGCGGCGATTCCCGGCGTCGCCGGTGCGGTCGGGTCGATCGTTCCGGTGCTGGCGGGCGACAACTGGAACAACAGCATGGCAGTGGAGGGGTTCACGGGCGGTCCCGACACCGACACCTCGGCCTCGTTCAACGCCGTGGGGCCGGGCTTCTTCCAGACCATGGGCATGCCCTTGATCGCGGGACGCGACTTCACGCTGGCCGACGCGGCCGGCGCCCCGAAGGTCGCGATCGTGAACCAGGCGTTCCTCAGGAAGTTCAACCTGCCTGACAACGCCGTCGGCAAGCGCATCGCCATCGGCGGCCAGGCCACCGCGCTCGATACCGAGATCGTCGGCATCGTCCGCGACGCCAAGTACAGCGACGTCAAGCGCGTCGTGCCGGCGCAGCACTTCCGTCCGTATCGCCAGGAGGAGCGCCTGGGCTTCGCCTACTTCTACGTGCGCACGGCCCTGCCGCCCGAGCAGTTGCTGTCGTCGATACCGGCGCTGATGAAGCAGCTCGATCCCAACCTGCCGATCGAGAACCTCAAGACCATGGCCATGCAGGTGCAGGAGAACGTGTTCCTCGATCGCCTGATCACGACCCTGTCGTTCGGGTTTGCCCTGCTGGCGACCGTGCTGGCGGCAGTGGGACTTTACGGCGTGCTCGCCTATACCGTGTCACAGCGCACGCGCGAGTTCGGCTTGCGCATGGCCCTGGGCGCCGACGGCGGCCGCGTCCGCGCCATGGTGATGAGGCAGGTGGCGATGATGGCGCTGGTTGGCGGCGTCGTCGGCCTGGTCATCGCCCTCGGCGTCGGCCGGCTGGCCGAGTCGCTGCTGTTCGAGATGAAGGGATATGATCCCCTGGTGCTCGGCGCCTCGACCATCGCCCTCGCCATCGTGGCGCTCGGCGCGGGCTTCATTCCCGCACTGCGCGCGTCGAAGATCGATCCGATGAATGCTCTCCGTTACGAGTAA